From one Pseudactinotalea sp. HY158 genomic stretch:
- a CDS encoding DNA-3-methyladenine glycosylase: MAASIDLSRRSTELAPELLGAELVSTLGGARVRLRITEVEAYEGLDDPASHAFRGPTNRNRVMFGPPAHLYVYRHLGLHHCANLVVGPAGTASAVLLRAGEILDGAETAWQRRNDAGVCRRPVDLARGPARLTVALGIRAEHDGIAVSLEDDAAPLRLERTGRVRPADVRTGPRVGVSGAGADPQAYPWRYWLAGDEHVSAYRIGSPRR; encoded by the coding sequence GTGGCCGCATCGATCGACCTGAGCCGGCGCAGCACCGAACTCGCCCCGGAACTGCTCGGGGCCGAGCTCGTCTCCACGCTCGGGGGAGCGCGGGTGCGGCTGCGGATCACCGAGGTCGAGGCCTACGAGGGCCTCGACGATCCCGCCTCCCACGCCTTCCGCGGGCCCACGAACCGCAACCGGGTCATGTTCGGCCCGCCCGCGCACCTGTACGTGTACCGCCACCTCGGGCTGCACCACTGCGCGAACCTCGTGGTCGGCCCGGCCGGGACCGCCTCGGCCGTGCTGCTGCGCGCCGGGGAGATCCTCGACGGGGCCGAGACGGCCTGGCAGCGCCGAAACGACGCCGGCGTGTGCCGCCGGCCCGTCGACCTGGCGCGCGGACCCGCCCGGCTCACCGTGGCGCTCGGGATCCGCGCCGAACACGACGGCATCGCCGTCTCGCTCGAGGACGACGCAGCTCCCCTCCGGCTCGAGCGCACCGGTCGCGTCCGGCCCGCCGACGTGCGCACCGGCCCGCGGGTCGGGGTGTCCGGCGCGGGGGCCGACCCACAGGCGTACCCGTGGCGGTACTGGCTCGCCGGCGACGAGCACGTGTCCGCCTACCGGATAGGCTCGCCCCGACGCTGA